CCACTACGCTGCCAACCTCGGCAACCGTGGCAACCGCATCAAAAGTTGTAGTATCAGGCAACGATGTGTATGTGGCGGGCTTTACCAATGAAGGCGCAAGGTTGTGGAAAAATGGTGTTGAAACTAAACTCACAAACAACACAAATCCCGGATACATTACCGATATGGTAATATCAGGGAGTGATGTATATGTTATCGGGTATGAAATTGAGAATAGCAGAGTTATAGCCAAAATATGGAAAAACAATGTGGTAACAAATATTACAGACGGTACTTATAACGCTAATGCTAATGCCCTGGCCGTAGCAGGCAGTGATGTATATGTAGTCGGCTGGCGTCGAGTGGGAGCAAAAGCTACAGCAGTGATTTGGAAAAATGGGGTACCAGCAGATATTACAGATGGCACAAAAAGCGCTACAGCTAATGGCATTTATGTGTACAACAACGACATTTACGTATGCGGATCGGAAGATAATGGAACGGTAAGTGTTGCCAAACTATGGAAAAACGGCACGCCAACCAACCTGAGCGATGTTACAAAGAGGGCAGAAGCATTAAGCATATATGGCTTTGGCAGCGACGTATATATCGTAGGGTATGAATATAATGCCACTAATGCTGTAGCTACTGTGTGGAAAAACGGAGTAGCAGAAAGGCTTAGTGATGGCGCCACCTATGCAAAGGCTTCGGGCATTTTTGTAAAATAATGGAATTAAATTTCGCATTGCTCTGGACAGGGAATGTCCTATCCTAACATTGATATCAATCCATTATGACCGTATATCAGAAAATTTCATTCAGGCTAAACTACACAACCGATCATTGCCGGTAATATATTTTGGTTGGGAGAGAATGGATATAGACATAAAAGGTGTAGGCAGGATTATGCATCAAAAACTCACAATTCCAGTCAAAAAAGAGCCTGAATGGCGGCAATCACATGTCGTCATTCAGACTTTAACGCAATTATAAAAAACAATTATAACGTTCACGAACAGTTGGTAAACAGAATCCGAATTATTCCAGCAGATATTTCTTGTCTTGAAATAAACGAGAAGGAAATCCGACGCCTTTTGTTTTGTAGCAGCCTGGCAGTTGTAATTAGATGGATCGTAGGAATTACAAGTAAGGATAGGAAAATACTTTTCATATGTGCACTTTGGATTCTTGCCAATGTAAAAAAGAAAATAGCACTCATATCCTTTAATTAATAGAATGTTTGCTCTGACGTCATGAATTGTCGTTACCTCACCTTTAACATTACCGTGCCATGAGGTGCAAGTGTATAGCTCCAGTGTGATTTAATCTCATTGAGATCTTTCTGACGCCATAGATCACGAACCTGTTTTACTGAACCCAGATTAAGGCTATTCCAATTAAGAACTATGGGTTTATACACTTCTGTAAGATTAAAAACTCCGATTGCTTTACTTCCGTCGGCAAGTTGTTTTATATAAACCTGATAATCATCATTAGCAAAAACACGCTCAGCTTGTCTGCCGAGTACGTCCTGGTTTACTGCTATGACCTCGTCGTTAGTTAGAAGACTGAGGGTGAAGTCATCCATCTGACTGATATCGCAACCAATTAATAAAGGCGATGATAGCAAGCTCCACAATGTAATATGTGTATACTGTTCGTCGGGAGTAAGACGCGTATTGCGGAGATTACCGCTCCAACCTACGCGACCTACAATAAGCATGTCGGGGTCATTCCAGCGACCTGGTTTAGCGAAGGCTGAAAGCTTGTACTGCCTGAAACCGATGTCATATAAACTGGCCCAGGTATCTGTAATATCACCAGTGGTGCGCCAACTATTTGCATCCACATCCGGGCCCCATTTCCAAACATCACCCATTCCATATTGGCAGAGACTGTAGTAAATATCGCGCGGCTGGGAACGAAGTGCTTTTTGCATTACCCGATATGGTTTTACGTACGCTTCACGCGAAGTGTCATTACCTGCCACCTTGCCATAAGAGCACCAGTCGTGTTTCAAATAGTCAACGCCCCATGAGTTATAAGTTTCAGCATCCTGTGATTCATGGTCCAGCGAACCGAGAAAGCCGCCGCAAGTGAGCGTTCCTGGAGATGAGTAGATTCCAAACTTCAATCCGTGGCTGTGTAACCAGTCGCCAAGACCCTTCATGTCTGGAAATTTGTCGTTAGTGCCAATCGTCCCATCGGAATTGCGGCTTGCCGATTCCCATCCATCGTCGATGTTGATATAAGTCCAACCATGATCAATAAGGCCCTTGTCTATTAAAGCCTGTGCAGAGCTTTTTACTTTATCGGCAGTGACCGAAAGCCCCCAGCAGTTCCAGCTATTCCATCCCATAGCTGGCGTTAATGCAAGCAGATCGCCAACTTTTACAGTCAGCATGCGTTCCGCCTTACCAAGCGCATTGTTAACTGTAAGTTTTATCTGATAGTCGCCCCTCTGGGCAATCCTGCCACTGATTATACCTGTTGAATGATCTAATTTCAGGCCCTCCGGTAATGGGGATGCATCGTATCGCAGTGGTTTTTTGCCCGTTGCCGCGATCTTATATAGGAAAGGAGAACCCGGCCTCACGCCACTGGCCTCAGCACCATTTATTCGGGGAGTAACCGGCGATTTTGGGGTCAGGATGTAGGGCATAGGATCATCTTCAGTAATTCTTTTTCCGGTAATTTTTTCGGTAAAAATGTATGTAAGCGAGAGCCCTTCTTTGTTTTCGTTACGAACGTTTATCGTTTTGGTTCCCCCTGAGGGAAGATGAAGGAGGTACTTACCAGTGGTAGCAGATTTACCTGTCCGGTTATCTTTTACAGCTACCTCCAATGTGCCATTTACCGCGATCTTGTTTTTATTGACAACACTGACTGCCTTAGTTGCCGAAGCTGCGCTGAATGTAAAACTTTTACTTTTGTCAATGCTGATGGAATTAATAATATCAAGCATGGCAATATATGGCTTGGCGCCTCCTATACCGCCATCGCCGCCGCCATCATAAACTTTTATTGCGAGTATATTGTCTTTATCCCAATTCATGCGGAGCTTGCTGAGAGGTAAATGGTACATGCGTTCCTGAAAGTACGCTGTTTGGTAGTTTGCACCATTATCAGGCATTATGCCGGTTTTTCCAACCTGCACGCCATTAAAAAATACTTCATCGCAGTCGTCGATATAGCCAAGATAAACAGCCAGCGAATCTTTGAGACGTGAATTTGTTTTCATAGCCGAAGGCATAACGACATGAAAGCGATACCAGGAATATCCATCATAATCAATTCCCTGATGTTCATAAAACGTCGTCGTTTTAATAGTCTTCCATGACGAGTCGTCAAAATCAGGACTGCTCCAGATAACTTCATTGCCGGTTTGAAATTTGGCTTCTGTTAAAAACAGCCTGTTCTGGGAATTTACCGTGAGGCCCCACACCAAAAGGCACAAGGAAAATAAGAGTTTACGCATCGGTTTAAAATTGAATGTGCAAATTACATAATTGTTGTCAAATTCATGAAAACTCTTAAGGAGAGGATGGGTTGACTATTCTCATTCTTGTAGATATTGTTAGGGTATGAATTGTTGCTTTTCTGCTGATTTAATATATTTAATTGAAATAAAATGAATAATGGTTAAAAAATGACTGCTTTAGATTAAAATTCGGTAACTGGTTTTGGCGGCGAAGGGTTAGTTTTGATGTAAATAGTTTGAAGTCTATCAATTCTGTTTAATGAAAAACAATTTACTATGAGAAAAAAAGCCTTTACGCTTTTGTTAGCTGGGTTTTTCTTATCTGCACCTCTTTATGCGCAAATCTTATTGCGCGGAACGGTAGTAGACAAAGAAAAACAGCCGATCCCAGGGGTCTCAATTAGTCTTGCCAATGGCAAAGGAACATCTACCGGGCCTAATGGAGAGTTTTCCATAACTTACGACGGTCCTGGTATATTAAAAATATTCGCTATAGGATATGAGCGACAGCAGATTCGTTTGACGAGTCAAACCCGGCTGGATATCCTATTGAAGGATGATCAGCAAGTTCTGAATGAAGTTGTCGTTACAGCATTGGGTATTTCACGTGAAAAGAAGTCCCTCGGGTATGCCAGTCAGGAAGTGAAATCCGAAGAACTTACTAAAGCTGGTCAACTGAGTGTAACCGGATCGCTTGCCGGGAAAGTTGCAGGTGTACAAATCAATCAGTTTGGTGGTACAGTTGGGGCTTCATCTAGAATTACAGTAAGGGGCAATTCTTCACTACGTCCCGATCAGCAGCCGCTGATCGTTGTAGACGGAATTCCTATTTCAAACGATATTCAACGTACGGGTGATAATACTTATAACGGAGTGGATTATGGCTCTGGTTTAAACGACATCAATCCAAATGATATTGAGTCAGTAACGGTCTTGAAAGGAGGAGCGGCTGCACTCTATGGTATGCGGGCGGGCAACGGGGTTATATTGATTACAACCAAGTCGGGGAAAGGCGGCGACAAGGGCGTTACAATATCTTACGATGGCAACTACACAGTCGATCAGGCGTCCACGTTCCCGAAGCTACAAAATCTGTATGGACAAGGTTCTATCGGCGATGAGTACCATTATGGCCTAAACGCGAAAGGGCTAAGTTACCAGGATTATGCTTCTCAAAAGTCGTTTACTTATGTTGACGGAACAGGAAGTGGCGGAGGTGTATATGACGGATTTGACGAGTCCTGGGGGCCGCGATTAGATGCCGGACTGAAACTTGCTCAGTTTGACAGCCCGGTAGTAAATGGTGTACGTCAGCAAACTGACTGGATCTCTCACCCCGATAATGTGAAGGATTTTTTCCGGATTGGCTATTCAATGAACCACAATCTGTCATTGTTGTCCCGCACAGATAAGTCAAATACACGCGTCTCTGTATCTTATCGTGACCAGGAAGGAACTGTACCTAATACTGATCAACGCAGGTATGGTATACAGCTCAATAATAATATGAATATCAGCGAGAAGGTATCATATGATGTCACTGCAAGTTATACCCGGACGGAGAGTGATAACCTGTTAAATCAGGGATATGGGGGAAATAATCCAATGAATGGATTTATCTGGTCTGGCCGTCAGATGAATATGAAAAGTCTGGAAGAAAACTGGGATCAGCGCGACGAAAAGGGAAATTATACGTACTATAATTGGAATACTAATTACCATATCAATCCTTTTTTTAATGTGCATGAAAATACCAACGGCTATCAAAGGGACCGTTTTTTTGGCAAGACGTCGTTGTATTATCAGCCCTACCAATTTCTAAAAATTGAAGGCCGAATGGGGCTTGACTATTATGGTTCCAAGATGCTGGAGAAGAACTATTATAGTAGCGATTTTCCTTTTGGAGGCTTCAGAGATATAAATATCGATAATACAGAATTCAATCTCGACTTCATAGCATCCTTTAACAAACAGTTTGGTGTTTTTAATTTATCAGCTAACGCTGGGGCCAACTATCGCGACGCTCAATGGGCCAGATCTTTACAGGGGGCTGATGCGCTGGCGGTTTTAGGCAGCTATACTATTTCAAATAAGTCTGGAGATGCCATTACAGAGATGGATCATACTCATGTTCGCTCTAACTCAGTATATGCAGCAGCTTCTTTAGGGTGGAAAGATCAGCTGTATATCGATGCAAGCGCACGTAATGACTGGAGTTCAACCATCCGCGACGATTTCTTTTATCCTTCGGTAAGCTTGAGCTGGCTGCCGACCACGTCGTTCGGGGGATTGAAAGGGGGCATATTATCCTTTTGGAAGCTGCGTGCATCATGGGCTGAGATAGGGGCAGGCACAACTGCTTATAACGACAGGCTGTATTACTATCCACAAACAAAGTCTTTTGATGGTGTCGCCCAGATATACAAAAGTATGGTATATCCCAATAAGAACTTACGTCCGGAAAGTATTAAAACCTGGGAAGTCGGTACCGAATTAGGTTTTTTTCATGATCGTCTGCATACTGATATTACCTATTATCATAAAACTGCTACAGACCAGATTCTAAACGTAGCAACATCAAACGTGGTAGGCTTTAACTCGATGGTCCTCAATGCTGGTAAGATTGAAAATAAAGGAATTGAAATTCAACTGTACGGCGATATCCTCCGGAAAAAAGACGATCTGGTATGGAGAAGTACGTTTAACTTTGCCAAAGACCAAAGCAAAGTTATCGAACTTTACCCTCAACTGGATGTTGACACGTATCAAATAGGCTGGACATGGGGTATTGCCACCATGGCCAAAGCAGGGGAGAAGTGGGGGGCTCTTGTTGGGACCGGTTATGACAGGGTAGAAGACGGTCCGATGAAAGGTGCTATCAAAGTTAGATCAAACGGTCTGATTGTGGATAAGGCATCCCAAAATATTGGAAATGTAACCCCCGATTTCCTGTTAAGCTGGCGGAACGATGTTACGATAAAAGATTTCTCTTTCGGTCTCTTTCTGGATATGCGTAAGGGCGGCGACATCTGGTCTCAGACCATGAGCCACGGCTATGCTGCCGGGACGGCCTCTATTACAGCAGAAGGTGGAATTCGCGAACGGGCTATAGTCGCGGGTGTCGATGTAATGACTGACGAACGTTTTGCCATGCAGGCCGCCGGCGGTTCTTGGGTTCCTAACACGATTGCAACCAATGCGCAATCCTGGTATGAAAGCGGTGGTATTTCACAAATGTATGTATTCGACGGATCATTTATTAAACTAAGAGAGGCATCTATTACATATAATGTCCCTCAGAAATACCTTCAAAGGATAAAAGGCATAAAGCGGGCAACTGTCTCTCTAATAGGATCGAACCTCGCGTTACTTTGGGTTGACGACTCGAATACTATGCGTCTCGACCCTGAAACAGGAGGAGTATCGAGCGACAGTAGAGGAGTCGGATTTGAGCAGGCTTCGGTTCCAACATCGCGCAGTTTTGGGCTGAAGTTAGGTGTTACATTTTAATTGGAGGAATTACTTTATGAAGATTATATTTTGCAAAATCGGGATACCCGTCATAGTGGCATTAACCATATTAAGCAGTTGCTCTAAGTCATTTGAAGAAGTTAACACAGACCCGGATGCACTAACCAGTACCCCTCCCACCAATCAATTGGCCAATGTGATTCGAAATACAGGCGAGCAGTTTGGTGGCGATGTAGATGGTTTCGGTACTTTTGCCGGGTATATCGTTAAAATTCAGTATCTGGACTATATGGGCGGTTTGAAACCCGACAATAATGGATACGGCAACCGTTGGTATGCTTGCTATTATAATAATACTCAGTTAAAGGACCTCCTCGAGAAAACAGAAGCGGCTGCAGATTCTTATAAGAATATCCGTATGGTTGCCCGCATTTGGCAATGCTATATGTGGCAGTATTTAACTGACGGCTGGCGGGATGTACCCTATACGGAGGCTCTGAAAGGATCGGAGGAGGAGGGTAGTATCCTCAGGTCGAAATATGATAAACAAGAGGATATCTATCCTTCAGTGATGGCCGACCTAAAAGCTGTTGCAGACGAAATGGCTGCAGGTTTTGGCACTGACGAGTTAGGTGAAGGTGACTTAATCTACAAAGAGGGTGGGAGAGAAATGGAAAGGTGGCAACGCTTTTGCAATTCGCTTCGCCTACGCATGGCTATTCGCATTTCAGGAGTGTCCCCGGTACTTGCAAAATCTACGATTGAGGAGATTTGCGGTAATCCCGATAAGTATCCGGTAATAGAGTCGAATGTTGATAATTGTTACCTGAAATGGCCTGGTGCCGCTCCTTATTATGAGCCTTGGTACAAAACTGGCTATGTAGACAGACGGATTGACAACTTTGGTATGTCCGACATTTTTATTGATCACCTAAAACAAACGCAAGACCCCCGTATCCGAACTGTTGCCAACGCAGCCAGTGATGGAGAGTATCGCGGTTATCAGAATGGAGCGGCAACGATACCTCCAGAACTCAGCGAAATTTCCTTTATCGGCGATCGGTATATGAAAGACGCAGGAGGATTCACTCCTTTCTTTAAGTCCTGTGAGAGTTATTATATTATAGCTGAAGCGGCGATGCTGGGTTATTCGGTAGGTATTAGCGCTCAGAATGCTTATGAGAAGGCGGTTAGGTTATCTATGGAAGACAATGGATTAACAACAGCCGATGCCAATACATATTTGGCAGGAAAGGGGAAATGGAATAACACTAAAGAACGTATATGGTGGGATATGTGGGTTGCGTTATTTAAAAATAACTTCGAGGCATGGGCCTTATACCGGAGGACAGGCATTCCTTCGACAAATTATCCTTCGTTGAATTCTGTTTATGGTGATGCACATAACGATCAGCCGTTTCGAATCCCTTATCCCAATAATCAATATCTCTACAATAAGAAGAATCTTGATGTGGTATTGGCAAACGTCGTTGATTATGCCTGGGGGCAGCAAATGTGGTGGGATACAAGGACTGGTGTTAAGTAGCATTCTGTAAATAAACAAACACCGTCTGCGAAGACGGTGTTTGTTTATTTTAAAGCAAATCAAGCAGCACACAAGCAATCAGTATCTCGCTTCGCGATAAGCGAAGGTGCTTCAGCGCATGTGTAATCTGGTTTTCAACGGTTCTTTTGGTTATTCCCAGTTTTTGTGCGATTTCGTCGTTTGTGAGTTGTTCCAGTCGGCTCATGAGGAATATCCTACGGCACGCTTCCGGAAGTTCCGAAAGACATTTTTTTAAATTATATACAACATCGTCATGACTTATCCTGTCTTCTGCTATATTTAGGACCGTTGCCAGTTCATTGTAATCCTCCAGAGACTCTGTTTGTATTCGTTTCGGTGCGCGCAGATGCTTGTACACCTGGTATTTGGTAGTAACGTAGATATAACTGTTAAAGTTCTCGATTTTCAGATGTTTTCGTCGTTGCCAAAGCGTTACAAAAGCATCGTGAAGTATTTGCTCTGCCGTGTCTGAATCTTTCAGATAGTACATCGCCGTATTGTAGAGTTTCTTCCAATGCCGGTTATATAGCACGGCAAATGCTCTCGTATTATCAGCAACTACTTTTTCCCATAGGTCTTTATCTGATAGATCGTGGTTCATATCTGGCTTCCGTAAAGTTAGTTAATGAAAAAAATAAATGCAAGCGGTGTGTGTGTGGGCAGAAAAAATACCTCTTTAGTAGAAAAGGAAGTAATGGAAACTGACCAATACCTGTTACTGTATGAAAAATACCTGGCCGGAAAATGCACTCCGGAAGAGGAAGAGCAACTGTTTAGCGATAAGCCAGACGGATTTACGTTGTACGAATCCTTCGACGGTGCAGATTTGCGAGAGGAGAAAGAACGTCGCAGGCGAGTTTTTCAGCAGATTCGTGGAACTATTACCAGAAAGCGAAAACGCGTTCTCACTCTGCGCATGCTTTATGCTGCAGCGGCTAGCGTCGCTTTGATTTTGCTTGCAGGTATTTTCAATAAGGATGCAATTTTACCCGCGGTTCAATCTCAAAAAAAAGTATCTGTTTCTAAAATGCCAGTGATAAAGCCGGGCAGTAATGCCGCAGTGTTAACCTTATCCGACGGCTCTGTCATCCATATTGACGAGTCGGCAAATGGCCTTATTGCCTCGGAAGGAAAAACACATGTCAGGAAGCTGACAGATGGCCGGATTATATATGAAACCGGCGGACCAGATAATAAGCAGAAAACCTCATTATTCAATACAATATCAATACCAAGAGCCGGACAATACAACGTTACACTCCCCGACGGTACACAGGTATGGCTCAATTCAGAATCCACACTTATTTTTCCTGTGGCCTTTACAGGTCGTGATAGAAGAGTGAGACTGAAAGGGGAAGCTTATTTTGAAGTAGCAAATGATGCAAAGAAACCCTTCATGGTAGAAACAGAAACTGCTGATATAGAGGTATTAGGTACCCATTTTAATGTTCGCGCCTATCCGGCTGATGACGCTGTTTATGCTACCCTTCTTGAAGGCGCAGTTAAGTTAAATAATGGCCGGGACGGCAAAATACTGTCGCCCGGCGAGCAGGGCATCTCCTTATCATCAAATGATGCAATCAGCGTCAGAAAGGTTCGTGTTAGCGATGCAATCGCCTGGAAGAATGGTTTGTTCGTCTTCCGCGATAACACTGTAAGAGAGATTATGGAACAGGTTGCAAGGTGGTATGACGTGGAAATAGAGTTCCAGGGAAACGTGGAGGAAAGAACCTTTGGCGGCGTGTATTCAAAAAACAGGGACCTGGCGCAACTTCTTGCCAGCATGGAGCTGACTGGATTGGTTCACTTTAAAGCAGAAGGAAGGAGGATTATTGTTATGCCATAAACACCGACCTAATATGAAATAGCCCGGCATGTTCGCTGCATACCAGGCCATTCGTACTGAAATTGTAAGCAATTTATTATCGCAGCTAACGACAATTGTAAATTAAACCTACATTCAAATGTATAAAAAAAATACTGCATTCAGGTGCGGGAGGACCCATTACATCCTTACTAAAATCCTGCTCATTATGAAATTAAGCTTCATCCTACTTTTTTTGGCCATTATACAGGTGCGAGCTTCTTCCTTTGCGCAAAAGATCACCATCCAGGTGAAGGAGAAGAACTTCGAAGACTTTCTCATGGATATACAACAGCAAAGCGGGTATGATTTTATCTACAGTGCCAAACTGGCTAAACATGCAAAACCCGTAACATTCAGTTGCAGAAATGCAGACATCGAAGAAGTATTGAAGAAATCGCTTTTTAATCAACCTTTCACATACGTCGTGCGGGGTAGAGCCGTCACGCTTATTGAAAAGCAACAAACCGTGCAATACGATCAGCAAGCGCAGGTAGCGGGCAAAGTAACTGACGAGAACAATCAACCCTTGCCCGGCGTGACGGTTCATGTAAAGAACAGTAGCGAAACAACGGCAACTAACGCCGAGGGAAATTATAAGATCACTGCCGGCGCCAATGCCGTCCTGATATTCCGCTTCATCGGCTTTGCAGAGCAGGAGATCGCCACGCAAGGCAGGAGCACTATTAACGTGAGTATGCGGCCCGATATAAAGGGACTTAATGAAGTTGTAGTGGTAGGATACGGAACGCAGAAAAAGGTAAACCTTACAGGTGCCGTGAGTTCGGTTTCGGGGGCTGATCTGGCACTGCGGCCAGCGGGACAAACCTCCGCTGCTTTGCAGGGCGTCGCTTCAGGCGTCACCGTGATCCAGGGCTCAGGTAGACCGGGAGGTGATAACGCCAGTATCCGGATCCGGGGGGTTGGCACCATATCCACTGCCGACCCTCTTGTTCTGATCGATGGTGTCGAAGGGTCGATCAACAATATAGACCCCAATATTATTGAATCAGTATCTATTTTAAAGGACGCTGCGTCATCGTCTATTTACGGATCAAGGGCTGCAAATGGTGTTATTCTGGTTACCACAAAGAGAGGAACAGGTGACAAGATCTCTCTGGGTTATAATAATTATGTGGGATGGCAGAAAGAAACCAACACGCCCGATATTGTAAATGCCCTCGACCATATGTTACTGCTAAATGAAGCTTATGTCAACGCGGGCAGTACTCCCATTTATGCCGATACGCTGATCGAATCGTACAGGAGGCGGAACGGGGTCTCGTCAGACAGGTATCCCAATACCGACTGGCAAAAAGAAACGCTCACAGGGTCGGGGCTTCAGCAAAGCCATTTTCTTACCGTCAACGGGGGGACGTCAAAAATACGCATGCTGGCTTCTTTTGGCTATCTCGACCAGGCAGGCATTATTGAGAATTCCAGTTTTAGAAGGTATACGGTCCGCAGTAATGCCGATATTCTTTTTTCAGAGAAGTTTACTGCGAGGATAGACCTCCAATACGTCAATGCCATTACTACCGAACCGGGAGCCGGCTCCGGAGAGATCTTTCAATGGATTAACGGCATTCCGGCGAATCAGATTGCCATTAACGAAAACGGAACATGGGGCGTTGGCTGGAATGGATTTAATCCTGTCTCCGGTACCCGGGACGGTGGAACCAACCGCACAAAGGGGCCATTCGGAAGCATTAACGCAGTGATAAATTACAAACCATTTAAATGGCTAAATGCTGAGGTTGCTTATGCCCCTAAGTATGCGGAGTCGCTCACTAAAAACTTCCGCAAAGCCGTTCAGTCGTATCTGCCGAACGGAACACCGAGTTATCTGGCTCCTTCCAAATCGACACTAACCCAGGGCAGCAGCCAGTCTGTTTACAATAATATGAGGGCAACGCTTACTGCCAGTCAGAATTTCGGGTCGCATTCTTTCAAGCTGCTTGCGGGGATGTCACGGGAAGATTATTCAACTGATTATATGACGGCATACCGCGATACCTATGTCCTTCCGGATTATCCGGTACTCGATGCGGGTTCTGCTGCGACCCAGACGGCAAGCGGTAAAGGCGATGAATGGGCTCTCCAGTCGTTCTTTGGACGGTTTAACTACAACTATAAAGAAAAGTACCTGCTGGAACTTAACGGCCGGTACGACGGATCCTCCCGCTTTATGAAAGGCAACCGCTATGGTTTTTTCCCTTCAGTATCAGCAGGCTGGCGTATTTCAGAGGAAGAGTTTATGAGGGAGATCAGAACGGTTATTGCAAATGCAAAAATCAGGGCTTCCTGGGGAAAGTTAGGAAACCAGCAAATCGCTGGCACTGACTATTACCCCTACATATCTTCATATACTCTTGGATCGTATACGTTAGGCGGAGCAGCGGGAACTATCGTCAATACCGCTACTCTTACTACACTGGCAAATAAAACCATTGCCTGGGAATCTACGGAAGAAAAAAATATAGGACTTGACCTAAATCTATTCTCCAAACTGGATGTAACTGCTGATTTGTATCACCGGCGGACTACAGGCATCCTTTTGAAGTTAGATATCCCATTAATCGTAGGTCTGGGAGCTCCCCCTCAAAATGCAGGGATTGTAGAAAATAAGGGCTGGGAACTTGGTCTGGGGTACTCCGGCCAGGTAAGAGATTTGAAATATCGCATTGGCTTTAATGTGTCGGATGTAAAGAATGAAGTGGTAGATCTAAGAGGTAAAAATCAGACCGGTCTCACGGTACATCGCGAAGGACACCCTGCATACTCGATTTTCGGATACCAGGCCGACGGTTTTTTCCAGAGTGACGAAGAGGTAGCCTCACATGCTACCCAGTTCGGAACGGTAAAGGCCGGAGATATTCGTTACATAGATCAAAACGGCGACAATATCATCAACGAGGCGGATAAGGTAGTTATCGGGAGTACAATTCCCCGTTATACCTTCGGCTCCAATATCAATGCTTCATGGAAAGGTTTTGATATCAACCTCCAGATCCAGGGAGTAGGGAAGGCAGACGGTTACCTGTATGGACCCGGTATAATGCCTTTTAACGTGGGAGGAGCTATCGGCGGAACGATCCGTGAGGATAATAAGGACCACTGGACGCCCGATAACCGGGACGCCAGCTTTCCCAGGCTTGCTTTCGGCGCTACAAATAATGAGCAGGCATCGAGCTTCTGGTTAAAGGACGCCTCCTACATCAGACTTAAGAACTTTCAGGTTGGCTATACCCTGCC
The window above is part of the Arcticibacter tournemirensis genome. Proteins encoded here:
- a CDS encoding putative Ig domain-containing protein produces the protein MRKLLFSLCLLVWGLTVNSQNRLFLTEAKFQTGNEVIWSSPDFDDSSWKTIKTTTFYEHQGIDYDGYSWYRFHVVMPSAMKTNSRLKDSLAVYLGYIDDCDEVFFNGVQVGKTGIMPDNGANYQTAYFQERMYHLPLSKLRMNWDKDNILAIKVYDGGGDGGIGGAKPYIAMLDIINSISIDKSKSFTFSAASATKAVSVVNKNKIAVNGTLEVAVKDNRTGKSATTGKYLLHLPSGGTKTINVRNENKEGLSLTYIFTEKITGKRITEDDPMPYILTPKSPVTPRINGAEASGVRPGSPFLYKIAATGKKPLRYDASPLPEGLKLDHSTGIISGRIAQRGDYQIKLTVNNALGKAERMLTVKVGDLLALTPAMGWNSWNCWGLSVTADKVKSSAQALIDKGLIDHGWTYINIDDGWESASRNSDGTIGTNDKFPDMKGLGDWLHSHGLKFGIYSSPGTLTCGGFLGSLDHESQDAETYNSWGVDYLKHDWCSYGKVAGNDTSREAYVKPYRVMQKALRSQPRDIYYSLCQYGMGDVWKWGPDVDANSWRTTGDITDTWASLYDIGFRQYKLSAFAKPGRWNDPDMLIVGRVGWSGNLRNTRLTPDEQYTHITLWSLLSSPLLIGCDISQMDDFTLSLLTNDEVIAVNQDVLGRQAERVFANDDYQVYIKQLADGSKAIGVFNLTEVYKPIVLNWNSLNLGSVKQVRDLWRQKDLNEIKSHWSYTLAPHGTVMLKVR
- a CDS encoding SusC/RagA family TonB-linked outer membrane protein translates to MRKKAFTLLLAGFFLSAPLYAQILLRGTVVDKEKQPIPGVSISLANGKGTSTGPNGEFSITYDGPGILKIFAIGYERQQIRLTSQTRLDILLKDDQQVLNEVVVTALGISREKKSLGYASQEVKSEELTKAGQLSVTGSLAGKVAGVQINQFGGTVGASSRITVRGNSSLRPDQQPLIVVDGIPISNDIQRTGDNTYNGVDYGSGLNDINPNDIESVTVLKGGAAALYGMRAGNGVILITTKSGKGGDKGVTISYDGNYTVDQASTFPKLQNLYGQGSIGDEYHYGLNAKGLSYQDYASQKSFTYVDGTGSGGGVYDGFDESWGPRLDAGLKLAQFDSPVVNGVRQQTDWISHPDNVKDFFRIGYSMNHNLSLLSRTDKSNTRVSVSYRDQEGTVPNTDQRRYGIQLNNNMNISEKVSYDVTASYTRTESDNLLNQGYGGNNPMNGFIWSGRQMNMKSLEENWDQRDEKGNYTYYNWNTNYHINPFFNVHENTNGYQRDRFFGKTSLYYQPYQFLKIEGRMGLDYYGSKMLEKNYYSSDFPFGGFRDINIDNTEFNLDFIASFNKQFGVFNLSANAGANYRDAQWARSLQGADALAVLGSYTISNKSGDAITEMDHTHVRSNSVYAAASLGWKDQLYIDASARNDWSSTIRDDFFYPSVSLSWLPTTSFGGLKGGILSFWKLRASWAEIGAGTTAYNDRLYYYPQTKSFDGVAQIYKSMVYPNKNLRPESIKTWEVGTELGFFHDRLHTDITYYHKTATDQILNVATSNVVGFNSMVLNAGKIENKGIEIQLYGDILRKKDDLVWRSTFNFAKDQSKVIELYPQLDVDTYQIGWTWGIATMAKAGEKWGALVGTGYDRVEDGPMKGAIKVRSNGLIVDKASQNIGNVTPDFLLSWRNDVTIKDFSFGLFLDMRKGGDIWSQTMSHGYAAGTASITAEGGIRERAIVAGVDVMTDERFAMQAAGGSWVPNTIATNAQSWYESGGISQMYVFDGSFIKLREASITYNVPQKYLQRIKGIKRATVSLIGSNLALLWVDDSNTMRLDPETGGVSSDSRGVGFEQASVPTSRSFGLKLGVTF
- a CDS encoding SusD/RagB family nutrient-binding outer membrane lipoprotein codes for the protein MKIIFCKIGIPVIVALTILSSCSKSFEEVNTDPDALTSTPPTNQLANVIRNTGEQFGGDVDGFGTFAGYIVKIQYLDYMGGLKPDNNGYGNRWYACYYNNTQLKDLLEKTEAAADSYKNIRMVARIWQCYMWQYLTDGWRDVPYTEALKGSEEEGSILRSKYDKQEDIYPSVMADLKAVADEMAAGFGTDELGEGDLIYKEGGREMERWQRFCNSLRLRMAIRISGVSPVLAKSTIEEICGNPDKYPVIESNVDNCYLKWPGAAPYYEPWYKTGYVDRRIDNFGMSDIFIDHLKQTQDPRIRTVANAASDGEYRGYQNGAATIPPELSEISFIGDRYMKDAGGFTPFFKSCESYYIIAEAAMLGYSVGISAQNAYEKAVRLSMEDNGLTTADANTYLAGKGKWNNTKERIWWDMWVALFKNNFEAWALYRRTGIPSTNYPSLNSVYGDAHNDQPFRIPYPNNQYLYNKKNLDVVLANVVDYAWGQQMWWDTRTGVK